From Paenibacillus sp. FSL H8-0537:
GCATAATGTCGTGATGGATACTGAAAATAACGTTACCGTGCAGCTGCGCCTTACTCTATCGCAAAACGCCTAATATGCGATTGGCGAGCCGCAAATCAGTTTTTTTAAAGCAAGAGCAGGGCTTAGGCCTTGTTCTTGCTTTTTTTATGGGAGAAAGGGAAAACGCAGAAAATGGTCAAGTCCATTATTGGGAATGATATGGAAATAGGTACGTACAAGTTGGCGATATGCTATACTTATGCAAATAATAGGATTTTATAATTGAGGTGCAGTGCAAAATATGCAACGTTCTCCTAAATATATGCAGTTGAAGCAAGAGATTACGAGCTGGATTGCAGCGGCGCAATTTCTCCCGCATGACCGGCTGCCATCGGAAAATGAAATCGGCAAGCAGTTTGGCATGAGCCGGCAGACGGTTAGACAAGCCCTTGGCGATTTAGAGAAAGAGGGGTGGCTTTATCGCGAGCAGGGCAAAGGCACCTTCGTCTCGGATCAAAGCGTGGAGGAGCGCAGAAGCGTCTCTGCAGGATTGACCGTCGGATTGATTACGACACATATTTCCGATTACATATTTCCGACGATCGTTCGCGGTGTAGAATCCAGCTTGCGATCGAACGGCGGAAGGCTGGTGCTTGCCAGCACGGACAATGAGAAGGAGAAAGAGCGGGAAAGCCTGGAGTCTATGCTGCGAGAGCCGCTCAGCGGACTAATCATTGAGCCGACGAGAAGCGCGGAGGGAAATCCGAACTTTAATTGTTTTTTGGCGCTGGATGCGCTGCAAATTCCTTATATTATGCTTAATGAACGCTATTCGGATGTAGATGCGCCATGCTTGAGGCTCGATGATGAGCTGGGCGGCTACTTGGCTGCCGAGCATTTGCTCGACCTTGGACATCGCCGTATAGCAGGCTTTTTCAAGACGGATGATTTCCAGGGCGTGCACCGCATGCGCGGTTTTCTGCGGGCTTGCCGTGAGCGCGGCATTGCTGTGCAGCCAGAGCATCTCGTACGCTATAGCACAGAGGAAAAGGC
This genomic window contains:
- a CDS encoding GntR family transcriptional regulator, whose amino-acid sequence is MQRSPKYMQLKQEITSWIAAAQFLPHDRLPSENEIGKQFGMSRQTVRQALGDLEKEGWLYREQGKGTFVSDQSVEERRSVSAGLTVGLITTHISDYIFPTIVRGVESSLRSNGGRLVLASTDNEKEKERESLESMLREPLSGLIIEPTRSAEGNPNFNCFLALDALQIPYIMLNERYSDVDAPCLRLDDELGGYLAAEHLLDLGHRRIAGFFKTDDFQGVHRMRGFLRACRERGIAVQPEHLVRYSTEEKATKPQQSLDLMLGRAPELRPTAVVCYNDELAVRMLDVVRRHELNVPEHLSLIGFDDANLATATEVKLTTMEHPKTRLGEDSVDKLLQMIQQGAPSGHVRMADTVYKPKLIIRESTAEPFV